Proteins encoded in a region of the uncultured Paludibaculum sp. genome:
- a CDS encoding ABC transporter permease, with protein MANKWLDSFRSAIRILQRNPGLTIVAVLALTVGIGANTAVFSVLDAVLLRPLPFADADRLVSVAADLRGLNMPNVGISVPEYEDLRDRAGIFEALSFVWPMDGNLTGVNRPERVEALAVDANYFDLLGTSARLGRTFRPSDVRPGVSEAVVLSDGVWKRAFGADANILGRKLYLDYDTFVVIGVMPPGFRHPGSTLQGDVEFWITGGFGGPPWGAKDRRTERRLRGAIAKLNRGISIDAARSRLNAYSASLRRDFPGDYSAQTEWTPRIAPLQEELAGKNNARLLAVMLAAVGLVLLICCATVAHLLLAKGVARSGEFAVRAALGASRGDLLRQLACESLIVSCAGGVLGLLLSAAMTPGIAELAPIHLPRVNRPVVNTTLLIFTILAAVGSALLSGLAPAWQACKVDLLTNLRGAGRSASVNTSRHRLQTVLVAGQVAISLVLMIGCGLLSKSVWNLLRADPGFVTKNVLVASIWLPPPTNPQADRKYLNPDRRSSFVRELMHQASTLPGIEAVAMGAGSSIPLTGWNAGRFSLEDATVSRGEPLTAAMTSVTPQFFRVLRIPLIEGRVFAEDDDSAHRRICLIDRAMARRFFPNSTPLGRRIYQGPAGRVEPYVIAGIVGDVKTDTFDAPDAPHIYFSIYQRSDLAMTVFLRGTRDPAGLADALHRKVRGIDPDLPIFGVRTMDQVVAASMAQRRFALQVIGAFAVLALTLSLLGIYGVISFGLNERRREIGIRMALGAQPRQLLSGVLIRGLRMVAWGLPIGLAGSVLLARSLESLLFGATSTDPATYAGVSCVLVVAALISCYVPARKALGADPAGALRAE; from the coding sequence ATGGCAAACAAGTGGCTGGATTCCTTTAGGAGCGCCATCCGGATTCTGCAGCGGAATCCGGGGCTCACGATTGTGGCCGTGCTTGCCCTGACGGTGGGCATCGGAGCGAACACCGCCGTGTTCAGCGTCCTGGACGCCGTACTCCTTCGTCCGCTTCCCTTTGCCGACGCGGACCGGTTAGTCAGCGTAGCGGCCGATCTTCGTGGCCTGAACATGCCGAATGTTGGCATTTCCGTTCCAGAATACGAAGACCTCCGCGATCGGGCCGGCATCTTCGAGGCTCTCTCTTTTGTGTGGCCGATGGACGGCAACCTGACCGGTGTGAACCGGCCCGAGCGGGTCGAAGCGCTGGCTGTGGATGCGAACTACTTCGACCTGCTCGGCACCTCAGCCCGGCTGGGGCGCACGTTCAGACCCTCGGATGTCCGGCCAGGAGTCTCGGAGGCGGTCGTGCTCAGCGACGGGGTCTGGAAGCGCGCGTTTGGGGCCGATGCGAACATCCTGGGTCGCAAGCTCTACCTCGACTACGACACGTTCGTCGTGATTGGGGTGATGCCGCCAGGATTCCGCCATCCTGGCTCAACGCTCCAGGGAGACGTCGAGTTCTGGATCACCGGCGGCTTTGGAGGTCCTCCGTGGGGCGCGAAGGACCGGCGCACTGAGCGGCGCCTGCGCGGGGCCATTGCGAAATTGAATCGCGGGATTTCGATCGACGCTGCCCGCAGCCGGCTCAATGCGTATTCGGCTTCGCTGCGCCGCGACTTCCCGGGCGACTACTCGGCCCAAACCGAGTGGACTCCGCGAATCGCTCCGCTCCAGGAAGAGTTGGCAGGCAAGAACAATGCCCGGCTCCTGGCCGTTATGCTGGCCGCGGTCGGCCTGGTGCTGCTGATTTGCTGCGCCACGGTCGCACACCTTCTGTTGGCCAAAGGCGTCGCCCGTAGCGGCGAGTTTGCGGTCCGCGCCGCGCTCGGCGCAAGCCGCGGTGACCTGCTCCGTCAACTCGCTTGCGAAAGCCTGATTGTGTCGTGTGCAGGTGGGGTGCTCGGCCTGCTTCTTTCGGCGGCGATGACGCCGGGAATCGCCGAACTGGCGCCTATCCATCTGCCCCGCGTGAACCGGCCGGTGGTGAACACGACGCTCCTCATCTTCACGATTCTCGCAGCAGTGGGTTCCGCCCTGCTGTCCGGCTTGGCGCCGGCGTGGCAGGCTTGCAAGGTCGATCTTCTGACGAACCTGAGAGGCGCCGGGCGCAGTGCCTCCGTGAACACATCGCGGCACCGCCTCCAGACCGTTCTCGTTGCAGGTCAAGTGGCCATCTCGCTGGTCTTGATGATCGGGTGCGGGCTACTCTCGAAGAGCGTCTGGAACCTGTTGCGGGCAGATCCCGGCTTTGTCACGAAGAACGTCCTGGTTGCCAGTATCTGGCTCCCGCCGCCGACAAATCCTCAAGCTGATCGCAAGTATCTGAATCCCGACCGGCGGAGCTCTTTCGTGAGGGAACTGATGCATCAGGCGAGCACCCTGCCCGGTATCGAAGCAGTGGCGATGGGGGCCGGCTCCAGCATTCCCCTCACGGGTTGGAATGCGGGAAGGTTTTCGCTTGAGGACGCTACAGTGAGCCGGGGTGAGCCGCTGACGGCGGCCATGACTTCCGTCACGCCGCAGTTCTTTCGGGTTCTTCGCATCCCGTTGATCGAGGGCCGCGTGTTCGCAGAGGACGATGACAGCGCGCATCGCCGCATCTGCCTGATCGATCGCGCGATGGCGCGGCGCTTCTTCCCAAACTCGACTCCGCTTGGCAGGCGGATCTACCAGGGGCCGGCCGGACGAGTGGAACCATACGTTATCGCCGGCATTGTTGGCGACGTCAAGACCGATACTTTTGACGCGCCCGATGCCCCGCATATCTACTTTTCGATTTACCAGCGCTCGGATCTCGCGATGACCGTCTTTCTCCGCGGCACCCGCGATCCTGCCGGCCTCGCTGACGCTCTCCATCGCAAGGTGCGGGGGATCGACCCGGACCTTCCGATTTTCGGGGTTCGTACGATGGACCAGGTGGTGGCCGCTTCGATGGCGCAACGGCGGTTTGCGCTACAGGTCATCGGCGCATTCGCCGTCCTCGCGCTGACGCTCTCACTGCTCGGAATCTACGGCGTTATTTCGTTCGGCCTGAACGAACGCCGCCGTGAGATCGGCATCCGCATGGCTCTGGGCGCTCAGCCCCGGCAACTGCTGTCAGGAGTCCTGATCCGTGGTCTGCGCATGGTCGCCTGGGGGCTACCCATCGGCCTGGCGGGATCCGTCCTATTGGCTCGCTCTCTGGAGAGCCTGCTGTTCGGTGCGACGTCAACAGATCCCGCCACTTATGCCGGCGTCTCTTGCGTGCTGGTTGTTGCCGCGCTGATCTCCTGTTACGTCCCGGCTCGTAAGGCTCTAGGTGCCGACCCCGCAGGGGCCCTTCGAGCGGAGTAG
- a CDS encoding MG2 domain-containing protein: MRLFLMIAAAAIAMYAMDPALTPVNEAECSIQVMSSSSEVTLQLHRGHEPVRADVKVEWLDEKDGILATGHKQTLIDPKSGRATITLPIGWSRFGEKKRADLLWNRIRYRVVAADGEVVKGIASISALKSNIFRIQIDQPRLSPDSERYKLLVRAVHPITEQPLANVELSARLLSGTAGAADCGKAVSDERGFAAFDVPASPRRIEDARIEVTGNGRGYIHRAELEIEIDPFGKVHVATDRGLYQPGQVLHIRAILLNSRARALADSPVSIRVTDERSATLFATTLRTSRFGIVAADWAIPDNAALGRYRVDVAAIDAPDIGASSATFDISRYELPAFEVRVKSDRRFYLAGQTPVLEVEARYIFGEPVLNGSVQITREAKSCWGANNGSIDTVGERIETSLGPGGKATLTMAVPPACAAVHYLATVTDATSRRSESRPITLQVSDRPIWIEVMRDEALSAALPRTFYVQTHYADGTPAECEVQIREAGKSGSALGSLVRTIRTSKSGLAEVRDFRLSALDGTGEAALHFAATDGSGQTGETKREYDEINSPGITVKTDKALYRRGDPMIARVTSTDPSGTVQVIVTAHGSLLDWFPVRLVNGRAEITIPFKPDFGETVEVQVVRQDASLDELASFSQGVFDTFRVYYPTKSPIRVELQSAERTYRPGADASLKVKVTAADGTPVEAALGLVVIDDASEQRAQSHRPVYYWLRNGSEEFDELDLLDGNSTEAQILAAATLNKGSRERWVFFPYMYETARLGSIYGPAFDKRLSPYRNSWRRCISVGNCPTEDGQFRRFMAASGWNPSGIVDPWDTPLRPVFTVQREQRHLEFISAGPDKRFGTADDQKIFFESWRYFDATAGAIRSALAYATFPQSQAEFDSVLRAARISPARVRDPWGRRYSVSFSAKAVRLSDSMGKVSGGRVVQVPVVMLISAGPDGKAGSDDDFVVATFAAAEQDELSAVAGPAGTRRTLNSRAGIQGRVVDPAGAVVPRATVRATAAGKGAVFEARTDANGEYLLFSIPPGEYVLTAESAEFQLFVARHVVVRVGMIAHVTATLQIASVLEQIEVAGSAPEIQTSMAMIVTPMYKRAPPPPPATGGRVREHFPETLLWLPLLETDRNGTAEVHFRMADSITTWRVSATGSTIDGLIASADDRIQAFQPFFVELDPPSVLTTGDEISLPVVVRNYSDQRQQIRLTMGQEPWFHLSGQPDRIAHVDAGGTAIQAFRLKAVAAIEKGRQEIAARSNQDHDAVRKVIQVHPDGRQITAVRNNLFDKESSINVVIPPDALPGSATTTLRVYPDLLSHIIDSPEEILKKPYGCAEQTISSTFPNLLLLRYAASGGKIDPQLRRRALAYLQKGYDRLLGYRSPSGGFTYFGSGDPDTALTAYALDFLLAAKRYITVDQFPISSAALWLTQQLPRTTGRYRAYILRSMAEYALDSGVVPAGIKDGFQSGRNDPYILSQEVLLALALHEDDAVRSALQKLASLAQNDHDSVSWSSESNTPFRGWGPAGTVETTANAVRAMITAKDAGISVPATAAMIQGGLIYLLRAKDESGLWYSTQATVRVLDVLTMAAQGGGGAVAVELLVNGNPVRIDAKSTDLSRHLVAGANEFRFAKQGGSLAMAQLVTTYYVPWDAHTDAPESLKLQVALSKTNPDIGEAVVARVSARRTSTGSYGMMLAEIGLPPGADVDRSSLEAAIASRTGLWRYEVLPDRVVAYLWPSTGGETQFQFAFRLRYSMRAKAAASTLYDYYNPSARVTLAPQRFTVEAP; encoded by the coding sequence ATGCGCCTCTTCTTGATGATCGCTGCGGCGGCTATTGCGATGTACGCGATGGACCCGGCGTTGACCCCGGTAAACGAGGCGGAATGTAGCATCCAGGTGATGAGCAGCAGTTCTGAGGTCACACTCCAGCTACACCGAGGCCACGAACCAGTCCGGGCCGACGTGAAAGTCGAATGGCTGGACGAGAAAGATGGCATTCTCGCTACGGGTCACAAGCAAACCCTGATCGATCCGAAAAGCGGCCGCGCGACTATAACGCTGCCAATCGGCTGGTCACGATTTGGCGAGAAGAAGCGCGCGGACTTGCTTTGGAACCGAATTCGGTATCGCGTAGTGGCGGCCGACGGCGAGGTGGTGAAAGGGATCGCCTCCATCTCAGCCCTGAAGTCGAATATCTTCAGGATCCAGATCGACCAGCCGCGGCTATCGCCGGACAGTGAGAGATACAAACTTCTAGTCCGTGCTGTTCACCCTATCACCGAACAACCGCTCGCCAATGTCGAGTTGAGCGCCCGACTCCTGTCCGGAACAGCAGGAGCAGCGGATTGTGGAAAGGCCGTTTCTGACGAGAGAGGATTCGCCGCGTTCGACGTACCCGCCTCTCCACGCCGTATTGAGGATGCTCGGATTGAAGTGACCGGGAATGGCCGAGGATACATCCACAGGGCCGAATTGGAGATCGAGATAGACCCTTTCGGCAAAGTCCATGTGGCTACGGATCGGGGACTATACCAACCAGGACAGGTGCTGCATATTCGCGCGATCCTCCTGAACTCACGAGCACGGGCTCTTGCCGATTCTCCAGTTAGCATCAGGGTAACCGACGAACGGTCGGCAACGCTGTTTGCTACGACGCTGCGGACCTCCCGGTTCGGCATTGTGGCTGCCGACTGGGCCATTCCTGACAACGCAGCTCTCGGCAGGTACCGGGTCGATGTCGCTGCCATTGACGCCCCGGACATAGGGGCGAGTTCGGCGACGTTCGACATTAGCCGTTACGAGTTGCCCGCGTTTGAAGTTCGAGTGAAATCTGATCGCAGGTTTTATCTTGCAGGGCAAACACCCGTGCTCGAAGTCGAGGCACGGTACATATTTGGTGAGCCGGTCCTCAATGGTTCGGTGCAGATCACCCGCGAAGCGAAGTCATGCTGGGGGGCAAACAACGGCAGCATCGATACTGTCGGTGAGCGCATCGAGACGTCGTTGGGCCCTGGGGGCAAAGCAACCCTGACTATGGCGGTGCCGCCGGCCTGTGCCGCCGTCCATTATCTTGCCACCGTAACGGACGCCACGAGCCGCCGAAGTGAATCACGCCCCATCACGCTGCAGGTTTCCGACCGGCCAATTTGGATTGAGGTCATGCGTGACGAGGCGTTGTCAGCCGCCCTGCCGCGCACGTTCTACGTCCAAACGCACTATGCCGACGGAACCCCGGCGGAATGCGAGGTTCAGATTCGCGAAGCCGGAAAGAGCGGGAGCGCGCTGGGTAGCCTTGTGAGGACGATTCGGACCAGCAAGAGTGGGCTCGCCGAAGTTCGAGATTTTCGGCTTTCGGCCTTGGACGGCACGGGCGAGGCCGCGTTGCACTTCGCGGCCACCGATGGCTCCGGCCAGACCGGGGAGACGAAGCGAGAATACGACGAAATTAACTCTCCTGGGATCACGGTCAAGACGGACAAGGCGCTATACCGGCGTGGTGATCCGATGATCGCGAGGGTAACGTCAACCGACCCGTCTGGAACCGTCCAGGTGATAGTGACAGCGCATGGAAGTTTACTTGACTGGTTTCCTGTGCGCCTGGTCAATGGTAGGGCCGAGATAACGATCCCGTTCAAGCCCGACTTTGGCGAAACTGTTGAGGTACAAGTGGTGCGGCAGGATGCCAGCTTGGACGAGCTGGCCTCTTTTTCGCAAGGTGTTTTTGATACCTTCCGAGTTTACTATCCGACGAAGTCGCCCATCCGAGTCGAGCTCCAGTCAGCCGAGAGGACGTACCGTCCTGGCGCAGACGCTTCGTTGAAAGTGAAGGTGACAGCTGCCGACGGCACGCCGGTCGAGGCCGCTCTCGGTCTTGTGGTGATTGATGACGCATCGGAACAAAGGGCACAAAGCCACCGGCCTGTTTATTACTGGCTCCGGAATGGCTCGGAAGAGTTTGACGAACTCGACCTCCTTGACGGCAATTCCACAGAAGCGCAGATCCTGGCCGCTGCCACGCTGAACAAGGGTTCAAGGGAACGTTGGGTCTTCTTTCCGTACATGTACGAGACCGCGCGACTCGGATCGATCTACGGCCCCGCCTTCGATAAACGACTCTCGCCGTACCGAAATAGCTGGAGGCGTTGTATCAGTGTCGGGAACTGCCCAACGGAAGACGGCCAGTTCCGCCGGTTCATGGCAGCGAGTGGCTGGAATCCGTCGGGAATAGTTGATCCTTGGGATACGCCGCTTCGGCCGGTGTTCACAGTTCAACGGGAGCAGCGCCACCTGGAGTTCATCAGCGCCGGACCGGACAAGCGTTTTGGGACGGCGGACGATCAGAAGATATTCTTTGAATCCTGGCGGTATTTCGATGCGACCGCAGGCGCGATCCGATCGGCTCTGGCCTATGCCACATTTCCCCAGTCCCAAGCTGAGTTCGACTCAGTGCTACGGGCAGCGCGAATCAGCCCGGCACGGGTCCGGGATCCGTGGGGCAGGCGTTACTCGGTTTCATTTTCCGCGAAGGCCGTCCGTCTATCCGACAGCATGGGAAAGGTCAGCGGAGGGCGCGTTGTTCAGGTTCCAGTGGTTATGCTCATCAGTGCCGGTCCCGACGGAAAGGCTGGGTCGGACGATGACTTCGTAGTCGCGACGTTTGCGGCCGCGGAGCAGGATGAACTGTCCGCGGTCGCCGGCCCGGCGGGCACTCGGCGTACGTTGAACAGCCGAGCTGGCATTCAGGGCAGGGTTGTCGATCCAGCTGGAGCCGTTGTTCCTCGTGCGACGGTTAGGGCAACGGCAGCAGGGAAAGGAGCCGTATTCGAGGCGCGGACTGACGCAAACGGCGAGTACTTGCTCTTCTCTATCCCGCCGGGGGAGTATGTCCTCACCGCTGAATCGGCCGAATTCCAGTTGTTCGTCGCACGCCATGTCGTCGTGCGGGTCGGCATGATTGCACACGTCACGGCAACGCTACAGATCGCCTCCGTGCTTGAACAGATTGAAGTTGCCGGCTCGGCGCCCGAGATCCAAACATCTATGGCGATGATCGTCACACCGATGTATAAACGCGCGCCTCCTCCGCCACCCGCGACCGGCGGCCGCGTTCGTGAGCACTTTCCCGAGACCCTCTTATGGCTGCCGCTACTGGAAACAGACCGGAACGGCACGGCCGAAGTCCACTTCCGGATGGCGGATAGCATAACCACGTGGAGAGTGTCCGCAACCGGATCCACGATTGACGGCCTGATCGCATCCGCAGACGACCGGATTCAAGCGTTCCAACCTTTCTTTGTGGAGCTTGACCCTCCTTCGGTCCTGACAACAGGAGATGAGATTTCGCTCCCGGTGGTTGTCCGAAACTATTCCGATCAGCGCCAGCAGATCAGGCTCACAATGGGGCAGGAACCCTGGTTTCACCTGTCTGGCCAACCGGACAGGATCGCGCACGTGGACGCAGGCGGCACTGCCATACAGGCTTTCCGGCTCAAGGCCGTTGCAGCTATCGAGAAGGGGCGTCAGGAAATCGCGGCCCGAAGCAATCAAGATCACGATGCTGTGAGGAAGGTGATTCAGGTTCACCCTGATGGCCGCCAGATAACCGCCGTACGTAATAACCTGTTCGACAAGGAATCCTCGATCAACGTCGTAATTCCGCCCGATGCACTTCCAGGATCGGCCACGACAACGTTGCGCGTATACCCTGATCTGCTTTCACACATCATCGACAGTCCCGAAGAAATACTCAAAAAGCCGTATGGATGTGCCGAGCAGACCATCTCATCCACCTTTCCAAATTTGCTGCTATTGCGGTACGCGGCGAGCGGCGGGAAGATCGACCCCCAACTACGCCGGAGAGCACTTGCATACCTGCAAAAGGGATATGACCGGCTTCTTGGGTACCGCTCTCCGTCCGGTGGGTTCACATATTTCGGATCAGGTGATCCGGATACAGCATTAACTGCTTACGCCCTTGATTTCCTGCTTGCAGCGAAACGCTACATCACCGTCGATCAGTTCCCAATCAGTTCCGCTGCGCTGTGGTTGACACAACAATTGCCGCGAACGACCGGCCGCTACCGAGCATACATCCTTCGTTCGATGGCTGAATATGCACTGGATAGTGGCGTTGTTCCTGCTGGCATCAAGGATGGATTCCAGAGTGGCCGGAACGATCCGTATATCCTCTCGCAGGAGGTTTTGCTCGCCTTAGCTCTACATGAGGATGACGCAGTCAGGAGCGCACTCCAGAAACTCGCTTCGCTTGCTCAAAACGATCATGATTCGGTCTCGTGGTCCAGCGAGAGCAATACCCCTTTTCGTGGGTGGGGACCTGCTGGCACGGTCGAGACGACAGCCAATGCAGTTCGGGCGATGATCACCGCCAAGGACGCCGGCATCTCTGTACCCGCAACCGCGGCCATGATCCAGGGCGGGTTGATTTACCTGCTGCGTGCCAAAGATGAATCCGGGCTATGGTATTCGACGCAGGCTACGGTGCGTGTGCTGGACGTCTTGACTATGGCGGCACAGGGGGGCGGAGGAGCAGTCGCCGTAGAACTCTTGGTTAACGGCAATCCAGTGCGGATCGACGCAAAGTCCACTGACCTGTCCCGCCATCTCGTGGCGGGCGCGAACGAGTTCCGTTTCGCGAAACAAGGAGGCTCCCTGGCTATGGCACAACTGGTAACGACGTACTACGTACCATGGGATGCCCATACTGATGCCCCGGAGTCGCTCAAGTTGCAGGTTGCCCTCAGTAAAACCAATCCCGACATAGGCGAAGCTGTGGTGGCCCGCGTGTCCGCGCGGCGCACCTCCACCGGTTCCTACGGCATGATGTTAGCCGAGATTGGGCTGCCACCGGGTGCGGATGTCGATCGTTCGAGTCTGGAGGCGGCCATCGCCAGTCGAACCGGCCTCTGGAGATACGAGGTTCTTCCAGACCGGGTCGTGGCCTACCTGTGGCCGTCGACGGGCGGTGAAACCCAGTTTCAATTTGCCTTTCGATTGCGGTATTCCATGCGTGCTAAGGCGGCTGCGTCGACGTTGTATGACTACTACAATCCGAGTGCGCGTGTGACGCTGGCACCCCAAAGGTTCACCGTCGAAGCGCCATGA
- a CDS encoding TonB-dependent receptor — protein sequence MKLKPVWIALAILVLSATLAFSQAVNGTLLGTITDASGATVPNAKVTITETNTGTTRSLQTNESGNYVFSDVPPGLYTVAAELTGFKRSSRPGVELTINSSPRVDLVLQPGNVSESIEVTAATPLLQTDRADTGSQLTTVQTANLPLGTGRNYQNLLNLVPGTTRASYQHSQFFNAANSLQTQVNGNMRQGNNYMIEGVDNNQRTGLLQIMVPPIEAIQTVAVSTSNFDAELGRASGAVTNVQLKSGGNDLHGSGYEFLRNSEFNARNFFDPSIGHQSYNYLGGNIGGAIVKNKLFFFGDYLRVWDHQSNTNQVSIPQTDLRTGNLKRSTSAIYDPATGAADGTGRTQFPDNIIPSSRINPISTKLLALVPQPNLGSGDTNNYFSLLPFKKDSDSFDYKMDWNISDKDRLTGRFSYARPVTYQAPIFGIAGGPTQGSGGAFAGTGIQKTYSAGLNYNRMVTNTLMTEVRLGIAHYNNVAQNSDYGTKASESLGIPGINLDEYSSGIVGLILGGGYNDYMIGYVNSLPWKRAEANIDVVNSWTKNFSNHTIKWGADIRRVRDELLQMQTFSSRGLYRFADGQTSTPGAKTSFMNNVASFLLDTPSQAGRDLATYFPAYRAWNYFFYAQDTWVVNSKLTVNIGLRYELYPPATPRLAKGFSNYNFVNNTLEVAGVGSVPMNLGIENHKNYLAPRTGVAYRFNDKTVIRTGFGISYTPFPDNSYAYNYPVRANNQFDPAVASYGAAVLPNGQTATFQNGFPAPIQVDIPTDGIIKNPPISSSYNVVNKSFKNPSVVSWNFAVQRQLPGNFVLDLTYVGSHGVDQVVNYNLNAGMVLGAGNNGRAQYPTLKRTADTNLLFAGFSTSYNALQVKLDRRFTNGIAVTTAYTYGKGMGFQQGDDGGPRFYINFRRNYARNDFDRTHTFVQSYVYELPFGHGKRWLTSGIGAATLGGWRINGVLTLMTGTPMWFGYSSTNLNAPGNSQTPDIVAPIQILHGINKGNQWFSTSSFAAPVGTVFGNAGRNLLSGPGFFNLDASIFKLFKLTERLNLEVRGESFSVTNTPQFNNPNTTLGDANFGFVTGAGGARGLQLGLKLNF from the coding sequence ATGAAGCTCAAACCCGTCTGGATCGCGCTAGCGATCCTGGTTCTGTCTGCTACGCTCGCGTTCTCGCAAGCCGTAAATGGAACTCTCCTCGGAACCATCACCGACGCCAGCGGCGCTACCGTGCCGAATGCGAAGGTCACGATCACAGAGACGAATACGGGAACAACCCGCTCGTTGCAAACCAATGAAAGCGGCAACTACGTTTTCTCCGACGTTCCGCCCGGACTCTATACCGTCGCGGCGGAGTTGACGGGATTTAAGCGGTCATCACGGCCCGGCGTTGAACTCACCATCAACAGCTCTCCCCGCGTGGACCTCGTCCTCCAGCCCGGTAACGTGTCCGAGAGCATCGAGGTGACCGCGGCCACCCCGCTGCTGCAGACCGACCGCGCCGACACCGGCAGCCAGTTGACCACCGTACAAACCGCCAACCTGCCGCTCGGCACCGGACGCAACTACCAGAACCTGCTGAACCTGGTACCCGGCACCACCCGCGCCTCCTATCAGCACTCGCAGTTTTTTAACGCCGCCAACTCCCTGCAGACGCAGGTGAACGGCAACATGCGCCAGGGCAACAACTACATGATCGAGGGTGTGGACAATAACCAGCGCACCGGCCTGCTGCAGATCATGGTCCCCCCGATCGAAGCCATCCAGACCGTAGCCGTATCGACGTCCAACTTCGACGCCGAACTCGGCCGCGCCTCCGGCGCCGTCACCAACGTCCAGCTGAAGTCCGGCGGCAACGATCTCCATGGCTCCGGCTACGAGTTCCTGCGCAACAGCGAGTTTAACGCCCGTAACTTCTTCGATCCGTCCATCGGCCACCAGAGCTACAACTACCTCGGCGGCAACATCGGCGGCGCCATCGTTAAGAACAAGCTGTTCTTCTTCGGCGACTACCTGCGCGTCTGGGATCACCAGAGCAATACCAATCAGGTCAGCATTCCTCAGACGGATCTCCGCACCGGCAATCTGAAGCGGTCGACGTCGGCGATATACGATCCGGCCACCGGCGCCGCTGACGGCACGGGGCGCACGCAATTCCCAGACAATATCATTCCAAGCAGCCGCATTAATCCCATCTCGACCAAACTCCTGGCCCTGGTGCCCCAGCCCAACCTCGGCAGCGGCGACACCAACAACTACTTCTCGCTCCTGCCCTTCAAGAAGGACAGCGACTCGTTCGATTACAAGATGGATTGGAACATCTCCGACAAAGACCGCCTGACGGGCCGTTTTAGCTACGCTCGTCCGGTCACCTACCAGGCCCCCATCTTCGGCATCGCCGGCGGACCCACGCAGGGATCAGGCGGCGCCTTCGCCGGCACCGGCATCCAGAAGACCTACAGTGCCGGCTTGAACTACAACCGGATGGTGACGAATACGCTGATGACCGAAGTTCGTCTCGGCATTGCACACTACAACAACGTCGCGCAGAACTCCGACTACGGCACAAAAGCATCGGAGTCGCTCGGCATCCCGGGCATCAACCTCGATGAGTATTCCAGCGGCATCGTCGGCCTCATCCTGGGCGGCGGCTACAACGATTACATGATCGGCTACGTGAACAGCCTCCCCTGGAAGCGCGCCGAAGCCAATATCGATGTCGTCAATTCGTGGACCAAGAACTTCTCCAACCACACCATCAAGTGGGGCGCCGACATCCGCCGCGTTCGTGATGAGCTGCTCCAGATGCAGACGTTCAGCTCGCGCGGTCTCTACCGGTTCGCCGATGGCCAGACTTCTACCCCGGGCGCCAAGACGTCGTTCATGAACAACGTCGCCAGCTTCCTGCTCGACACCCCGAGCCAGGCTGGACGCGATCTCGCCACCTACTTCCCCGCCTATCGCGCGTGGAACTACTTCTTCTACGCCCAGGACACCTGGGTCGTGAACTCCAAGTTGACGGTGAACATCGGCCTGCGCTACGAGCTCTATCCGCCGGCCACGCCGCGGCTCGCGAAGGGCTTCTCCAACTACAACTTCGTCAACAACACGTTGGAAGTGGCTGGCGTGGGCAGCGTGCCGATGAACCTCGGTATCGAGAACCACAAGAACTACCTCGCGCCCCGCACCGGCGTTGCTTACCGCTTCAACGACAAAACGGTGATCCGCACGGGCTTCGGCATCAGCTATACCCCGTTCCCGGATAACAGCTACGCCTACAACTACCCCGTCCGCGCGAACAACCAGTTTGATCCCGCGGTCGCCAGCTACGGCGCGGCTGTTCTGCCCAACGGCCAGACAGCCACGTTCCAGAACGGCTTCCCAGCCCCCATCCAGGTCGACATCCCCACGGACGGCATCATCAAAAACCCGCCCATCAGCTCCTCCTACAACGTCGTCAATAAGAGCTTCAAGAACCCCTCCGTGGTCAGCTGGAACTTCGCCGTTCAGCGCCAACTGCCGGGCAACTTTGTTCTCGACCTGACGTACGTCGGCAGCCACGGCGTGGACCAGGTTGTGAACTACAACCTCAACGCCGGCATGGTGCTCGGAGCTGGCAACAACGGCCGTGCGCAGTACCCCACCCTCAAGCGCACTGCGGACACCAACCTGCTCTTCGCCGGATTCTCAACCAGCTACAACGCCCTTCAGGTGAAACTGGACCGCCGCTTCACCAACGGTATCGCGGTCACCACGGCATACACCTACGGCAAGGGCATGGGCTTCCAGCAGGGCGACGACGGCGGCCCGCGTTTCTACATCAACTTCCGCCGCAACTACGCGCGGAACGACTTCGACCGCACCCACACCTTCGTGCAGAGCTATGTGTACGAACTCCCGTTCGGCCACGGCAAGCGTTGGCTCACCTCGGGCATCGGCGCAGCCACTCTGGGCGGATGGCGGATCAATGGCGTCCTGACACTCATGACGGGCACGCCGATGTGGTTCGGTTACAGCTCCACGAATCTGAATGCTCCTGGCAATTCCCAGACCCCGGACATCGTGGCGCCCATCCAGATCCTGCACGGGATCAACAAGGGCAATCAGTGGTTCAGCACCTCGAGCTTTGCGGCTCCTGTGGGCACGGTGTTCGGCAATGCCGGACGCAACCTGCTCTCGGGCCCGGGCTTCTTCAATCTCGACGCGTCCATCTTCAAGCTCTTCAAGCTGACCGAACGGCTGAATCTGGAAGTGCGCGGAGAGAGCTTCAGCGTGACCAATACGCCGCAGTTCAACAACCCGAATACAACGCTGGGTGACGCAAACTTCGGCTTCGTCACCGGTGCGGGCGGCGCCCGCGGTCTGCAGTTGGGCCTCAAGCTCAACTTCTAG